A single window of Archangium lipolyticum DNA harbors:
- a CDS encoding endo alpha-1,4 polygalactosaminidase, which translates to MRNLLARWFLALFTVLTACHEFPEVEEGLGEPSATALVNAQTLTCSTLQVLRGSIGSGQSVQALSTQTLSGTEDRWAEYVELAPNSSVTCAYGLPQGVSASSVQEAEVGINYRGPLRSEMRWLFEAWDYEAGSWVVVGDNTFARSWTWTSASLQLPAPVSRFVSGGPFKLRYRTESSADASLLDLLVVRVQLAGTDAGSPPPDAGTSDAGTNPTPVPWTGVTSFTYQLTGYANGRLEQIAGSEFDLAVIELSRDGSSDYFRSDEIAAVKATGKQVLSYFEIGAIEEYRPEWDQVPDDLKLGPVDGWPDEQYVKYWDERWWPIVQGRIDRALAAGFDGCYLDMVVTYEEIPADAAGTDRDDLAHKMVALISRISEYAKSKNPSFRVMPQNSPELVDYAGYLQAIDGLAMEDMYWSDDVACSENWCEENRRNASRVRAAGKLVLSVDYAVQAAHIADAYTRSRAAGFVPYVTVRALDRVTVNAGWDPR; encoded by the coding sequence GTGAGAAATCTACTCGCCCGGTGGTTCCTGGCCCTGTTCACGGTACTCACCGCCTGTCATGAGTTTCCCGAGGTGGAGGAGGGGCTCGGGGAGCCATCCGCGACCGCGCTCGTCAACGCTCAGACGCTGACGTGCTCCACTCTTCAGGTGCTGCGTGGCTCCATTGGATCGGGGCAGAGCGTCCAGGCGCTCTCGACCCAAACACTCTCCGGCACGGAGGACCGCTGGGCGGAGTACGTGGAGCTCGCTCCCAACAGCTCGGTGACGTGCGCCTATGGCTTGCCACAGGGTGTGAGCGCTTCGTCCGTTCAGGAGGCCGAGGTAGGCATCAACTACCGCGGCCCCCTGCGTTCGGAGATGCGCTGGCTCTTCGAGGCCTGGGATTACGAGGCCGGTTCCTGGGTGGTGGTGGGTGACAACACCTTCGCCCGCTCCTGGACGTGGACGTCGGCGTCACTCCAGCTCCCCGCGCCGGTGAGTCGCTTCGTGAGTGGTGGCCCCTTCAAGCTGCGCTACAGGACCGAGTCTTCGGCGGATGCCTCCCTGCTCGATCTGCTGGTCGTGCGTGTTCAGCTGGCGGGGACGGACGCGGGCAGCCCCCCTCCCGATGCCGGAACCTCGGATGCCGGAACCAACCCGACCCCCGTGCCCTGGACGGGCGTCACCAGCTTCACCTATCAGCTGACCGGGTACGCCAATGGCCGGTTGGAGCAGATCGCCGGCTCCGAGTTCGACCTGGCCGTCATCGAGCTGTCTCGTGATGGCTCGAGCGACTACTTCCGGAGCGACGAGATCGCGGCGGTGAAGGCCACCGGAAAGCAGGTTCTCTCCTATTTCGAGATTGGCGCCATCGAGGAGTACCGTCCCGAGTGGGACCAGGTCCCCGACGACCTGAAGCTTGGCCCGGTGGACGGTTGGCCGGACGAGCAGTACGTGAAGTACTGGGACGAGCGCTGGTGGCCCATCGTCCAGGGCCGCATCGACCGGGCCCTCGCAGCTGGCTTCGATGGCTGCTACCTCGACATGGTGGTGACCTACGAGGAGATTCCCGCTGACGCCGCGGGCACCGACCGCGACGACCTGGCGCACAAGATGGTGGCGCTCATCTCGCGCATCAGCGAGTACGCGAAATCCAAGAACCCGTCCTTCCGGGTCATGCCGCAGAACTCTCCGGAGCTCGTCGACTACGCGGGCTACCTCCAGGCCATCGATGGGCTGGCCATGGAGGACATGTACTGGTCGGACGACGTGGCGTGCAGCGAGAACTGGTGTGAGGAGAACCGCCGCAACGCCTCGCGCGTGCGCGCCGCGGGCAAGCTCGTCCTCTCCGTCGACTATGCGGTGCAGGCCGCGCACATCGCCGATGCCTACACCCGCTCCCGTGCCGCCGGCTTCGTCCCCTATGTCACCGTGCGCGCGCTCGACCGGGTGACCGTGAACGCTGGCTGGGACCCGCGGTAG
- a CDS encoding fascin domain-containing protein, with product MLHFKRSKLFLRAACSALLLTGACTPVSSSPDGQDDVTEAASSPLLISGVSFKTVLGNRYVGAQNNGGGAVIATATTAQAWEKFTIDDINGGALESGDSIFITAGTGQYFQAANGGGSTLNAASWNRLGWETFRIVKQSGTGPIVNGDIVGLQTVTTGHWVSAENGGGSTVFAYGAAFGSWEQLTISGLSGGTTPPPATRCDAPGLVWKTANKTNYTSYPDPGSEECTKYNGCTWAGQFAACEGKKSEAWVAAHNIAAVFPNMNALKLHDLCLKSGSKTIVVTVLDTCADSDCDGCCTRNKGNADALIDLESYTNARWGVPDGMIQWADLGPTQGSGCN from the coding sequence ATGCTCCATTTCAAACGTTCAAAGCTGTTTCTTCGTGCCGCGTGCTCGGCTCTATTGCTCACGGGCGCGTGCACTCCGGTGAGCAGTTCGCCTGACGGGCAGGACGACGTAACAGAGGCCGCCTCGAGTCCGTTGCTCATCTCCGGCGTGAGCTTCAAGACGGTGCTCGGCAACCGATACGTGGGCGCTCAAAACAACGGCGGCGGCGCAGTCATCGCGACAGCGACGACCGCGCAAGCGTGGGAGAAGTTCACGATCGATGACATCAACGGCGGGGCCCTCGAGAGTGGAGACTCGATCTTCATCACCGCGGGCACCGGGCAGTACTTTCAGGCCGCGAACGGCGGCGGCTCGACGCTGAACGCCGCCAGCTGGAATCGCCTTGGCTGGGAGACGTTCCGCATCGTCAAGCAGAGCGGGACCGGCCCGATCGTCAATGGCGACATCGTCGGCCTGCAGACGGTAACGACTGGCCATTGGGTGTCGGCGGAGAACGGCGGCGGCAGCACGGTGTTCGCGTATGGCGCCGCGTTCGGCTCGTGGGAGCAGTTGACGATCTCCGGCTTGTCCGGAGGCACGACGCCTCCTCCCGCTACGCGCTGTGACGCTCCCGGCCTCGTCTGGAAGACTGCCAACAAGACCAACTACACGTCGTACCCGGATCCGGGCAGCGAGGAGTGCACCAAGTACAACGGCTGCACGTGGGCAGGGCAGTTTGCGGCGTGCGAAGGGAAGAAGTCGGAGGCGTGGGTGGCGGCGCACAACATCGCCGCGGTGTTCCCCAACATGAACGCGCTCAAGCTCCATGACCTTTGCTTGAAGTCCGGCTCGAAGACCATCGTGGTCACCGTGCTCGACACGTGCGCCGACTCGGACTGCGATGGTTGCTGCACCCGGAACAAGGGGAACGCCGACGCGCTGATCGACCTCGAGAGCTATACCAACGCGCGCTGGGGCGTCCCCGACGGCATGATCCAATGGGCGGACCTCGGTCCGACCCAGGGTAGCGGCTGCAACTGA
- a CDS encoding glycosyltransferase family 4 protein, with product MRVLHLTPEYPPVIWGGLGTAVGGLATASARAGLSTGVLLVGGVLAVGGSYATAWQPATLARNSIDQPIIDSEGVMFFHVSPFDAIRAGVELVRRWKPDVLHLHTAWLWSVARAIQEQTGTPLVFTVHSLDRAEYEIGKLYTHWQEQEDVISSANRVIALSLSEEELIAQACPRARGRIRIVGNGIDDVPVPRRDGRGRGEYLRVLYTGRFVERKGIRELLAAIPKVLDEEPSIHFVLVGGYGGSAEIERTWLAGALESYRSQVHFTGWLPPSQVAEWYQMADILVVPSWYEPFGMVILEGMIYGLPIAAAAVGGPAEILEHGRTALLFSPKDAEALARAVLQLVKSQELREQLGRAAACEVRARWLWCQVVERMREVYEEAAEEGDGSR from the coding sequence ATGCGAGTGCTCCATCTGACGCCAGAATACCCACCGGTCATCTGGGGCGGTCTCGGAACCGCGGTGGGGGGGCTTGCGACCGCCTCGGCCCGCGCTGGGCTCTCCACTGGTGTCCTCCTGGTGGGTGGGGTGCTGGCGGTGGGTGGCTCGTACGCCACCGCCTGGCAGCCGGCCACCCTGGCGCGCAACTCCATCGACCAGCCGATCATCGACTCGGAAGGGGTCATGTTCTTCCACGTCTCGCCGTTCGACGCGATCCGCGCCGGCGTCGAGTTGGTGCGACGCTGGAAGCCGGACGTGTTGCACCTGCACACCGCATGGCTCTGGTCGGTGGCTCGCGCCATCCAGGAGCAGACGGGTACGCCGCTGGTGTTCACGGTGCACTCGCTCGACCGCGCCGAGTATGAAATTGGCAAGCTGTATACGCACTGGCAGGAACAGGAGGACGTCATCTCCTCGGCGAACCGGGTGATCGCGCTTTCACTGAGCGAAGAAGAGCTCATCGCCCAGGCGTGCCCCCGGGCACGCGGGCGGATTCGTATCGTGGGCAATGGCATCGACGACGTGCCGGTGCCCCGGCGCGACGGGAGAGGCAGGGGCGAGTACCTGCGGGTGCTGTACACGGGCCGCTTCGTGGAGCGTAAGGGCATCCGCGAGCTGCTGGCGGCCATCCCCAAGGTGTTGGACGAGGAGCCCTCCATCCATTTCGTACTGGTGGGCGGCTACGGTGGCAGCGCGGAGATCGAACGGACCTGGCTGGCGGGGGCGCTCGAGTCGTACAGGAGCCAGGTGCACTTCACCGGCTGGCTGCCGCCGTCCCAGGTCGCCGAGTGGTACCAGATGGCGGACATCCTGGTGGTGCCGAGCTGGTACGAGCCGTTCGGGATGGTCATTCTCGAGGGGATGATCTACGGGCTGCCGATTGCGGCGGCGGCGGTAGGCGGGCCAGCGGAGATCCTGGAGCACGGCCGGACGGCGCTGCTCTTCTCGCCGAAGGACGCTGAGGCGCTGGCGAGGGCGGTGCTCCAACTGGTGAAGTCACAGGAATTGCGCGAGCAGCTCGGCCGGGCCGCCGCCTGCGAGGTGCGCGCGAGATGGCTGTGGTGCCAGGTGGTGGAGCGGATGCGGGAGGTGTACGAGGAGGCGGCGGAGGAGGGGGATGGAAGCCGCTGA
- a CDS encoding family 16 glycoside hydrolase: MPTSKGPQRTEFTLDVLGRYICNGLDEALSSTRKDGQRPDGSPQNDARPFDIIVIGGGSFGPVLAQHLFQSDKKHSHRILVLDAGSFLLTEHVQNLPMLGLNPPGPTEVDPGVPRAEVWGLPWRSDVRFGYPGLAYCVGGRSVFFGGWSPRLLDTPADTEMPRSLWPGAAVDALNTRYFDEASRVIGTDVTNDFIDGPMHRALRRLLREGIRAGRVPAAIPLAELPLPIPAPPGAPAALVQELKLEAPLAVQGRTDPGLFAFNKFSSVPLLIKATRLASFESQLGVGFPDDVKKRLMIVPRCRVVRLDTEVSNGMGRVTAVQTVQGPVPVPENGKVIIALGTIESTRLAQLSFQGITHSELIGQNLMAHLRSNLTIRIPRRALAGLNPAVRALQASALFMKGRITAKGLVRHFHLQITAAGLDRPDTTDSEAELFKKIPDIEMLDAMRRANDDRIVITLRGIGEMEPMNPDSHISLALDQPVDEVGVARAFVRLNPSERDLLLWDEMDKASDDVARVFANGQDFEVLTPTGFVKVSPGADLRQVVPYTDMALGGRRDGLGTTHHEAGPLWMGTDPSTSVTDPNCRFHFVSNAYVAGPALFPTVGSPNPMLTGVALAHRLGDHFLAQSTMLGADPGFTLLFDGMNTDKWRMSTIRNQPPERSNPGAFVVVDGTLESVSGNDLGLFWFTEPTPPDFILKLEWLRWREDDNSGVFLRFPAPNSKGYNNTAFVGVDFGFEVQIDQLARDDGAPIHKTGAIYGFAGPVNPDTLPVHPPGQWNEFEIHAVGQRYTVFLNGQKITEYVNPDPNRGLVSTPAAPSFIGLQTHTGRVAFRRIQLKGL, from the coding sequence ATGCCAACCAGCAAGGGTCCTCAGCGCACCGAGTTCACTCTGGACGTGCTCGGGCGATACATCTGCAACGGACTGGATGAAGCCCTGTCCAGCACGCGCAAGGACGGCCAACGGCCGGATGGCAGCCCACAGAACGACGCCCGCCCCTTCGACATCATCGTCATTGGTGGCGGCAGCTTCGGCCCGGTGCTTGCCCAGCACCTGTTCCAGAGCGACAAGAAACACAGTCACCGAATCCTCGTGCTGGACGCCGGCTCGTTCCTCCTCACCGAGCACGTCCAGAACCTGCCCATGCTCGGCCTCAACCCGCCCGGCCCCACCGAGGTGGATCCGGGTGTCCCTCGCGCTGAGGTGTGGGGCCTGCCCTGGCGCTCCGACGTGCGGTTCGGCTACCCCGGGCTTGCCTACTGCGTGGGGGGCCGCTCCGTATTCTTCGGCGGCTGGTCTCCGCGTCTGCTCGACACCCCCGCCGACACCGAAATGCCGCGCAGTCTGTGGCCGGGCGCCGCCGTGGATGCCCTGAACACCCGATACTTCGATGAAGCATCCCGCGTCATCGGCACCGACGTCACCAACGACTTCATCGACGGACCGATGCACCGCGCCCTGCGCCGGCTGCTCCGCGAAGGCATTCGGGCAGGAAGGGTGCCGGCTGCCATTCCGCTGGCGGAGCTCCCGCTGCCCATCCCGGCGCCGCCGGGCGCCCCCGCTGCCCTCGTGCAGGAGTTGAAGTTGGAGGCCCCGTTGGCGGTCCAGGGCCGCACCGACCCGGGCCTGTTCGCGTTCAACAAGTTCAGCTCCGTCCCGCTGCTCATCAAAGCCACCCGCCTCGCCTCCTTCGAGTCTCAGCTCGGCGTGGGCTTCCCGGACGACGTGAAGAAGCGCCTGATGATCGTCCCACGCTGCCGGGTGGTGCGGCTCGACACCGAGGTGAGCAATGGGATGGGCCGGGTCACCGCGGTGCAGACGGTGCAGGGCCCGGTACCGGTGCCCGAGAACGGGAAGGTCATCATCGCGCTGGGCACCATTGAGAGCACCCGGCTGGCGCAGCTCTCGTTCCAGGGCATCACCCACTCCGAGCTCATCGGCCAGAACCTGATGGCGCACCTGCGCTCGAATCTCACCATCCGCATCCCGCGGCGCGCGCTGGCGGGCCTGAACCCGGCGGTGAGGGCGCTCCAGGCGTCCGCCCTGTTCATGAAGGGGCGCATCACAGCGAAGGGACTGGTCCGCCATTTCCATCTCCAGATCACCGCCGCCGGTCTCGACCGGCCCGACACCACCGACTCCGAGGCCGAGCTGTTCAAGAAGATTCCAGACATCGAGATGCTCGACGCCATGCGGCGGGCGAACGACGACCGCATCGTCATCACCCTCCGCGGCATTGGCGAGATGGAGCCGATGAACCCGGACAGTCACATCTCACTGGCCCTGGACCAGCCGGTGGATGAAGTGGGGGTGGCACGCGCTTTCGTCCGGCTCAACCCGAGCGAGCGCGACCTCCTGCTCTGGGACGAGATGGACAAGGCCTCGGACGACGTGGCGCGGGTGTTCGCCAACGGCCAGGACTTCGAGGTGCTCACTCCGACGGGCTTCGTGAAGGTGTCTCCGGGAGCGGACCTGCGCCAGGTTGTGCCCTACACGGACATGGCCCTGGGAGGCCGGCGCGATGGCCTGGGCACTACCCACCACGAGGCGGGACCGCTGTGGATGGGGACCGACCCGAGCACCTCGGTGACGGACCCCAACTGCCGCTTCCACTTCGTGTCCAACGCCTACGTCGCCGGGCCGGCGCTGTTCCCCACGGTCGGCTCGCCCAATCCAATGCTCACCGGGGTGGCGCTGGCGCACAGGCTGGGGGACCACTTCCTGGCTCAGTCGACGATGCTGGGGGCGGACCCCGGGTTCACGCTGCTGTTCGATGGCATGAACACGGACAAGTGGCGCATGTCCACCATCCGAAACCAGCCCCCCGAGCGGAGCAACCCGGGTGCCTTCGTGGTGGTGGACGGCACGCTGGAGTCGGTCTCCGGCAACGACCTCGGCCTGTTCTGGTTCACCGAGCCCACGCCGCCCGACTTCATCCTCAAGCTCGAGTGGCTGCGCTGGCGGGAGGACGACAACTCGGGGGTGTTCCTCCGGTTCCCGGCTCCCAACAGCAAGGGTTACAACAACACGGCCTTCGTCGGCGTGGACTTCGGGTTCGAGGTGCAGATCGACCAGTTGGCCCGGGATGACGGGGCGCCCATCCACAAGACTGGCGCCATCTACGGCTTCGCCGGGCCGGTGAACCCAGACACCCTGCCGGTCCACCCGCCGGGCCAGTGGAACGAATTCGAAATCCATGCCGTGGGCCAGCGGTACACGGTGTTCCTCAACGGCCAGAAGATTACCGAGTACGTGAACCCGGATCCCAATCGAGGGCTCGTGAGCACGCCCGCCGCACCGAGCTTCATCGGCCTGCAGACGCACACCGGGCGGGTGGCGTTCCGGCGAATCCAGCTCAAGGGCCTGTAG
- a CDS encoding NAD(P)-dependent alcohol dehydrogenase, whose product MGPPVRAAVLQVVNGPFAIDEVELESPRTGELRVRVTASGICHTDLTYRAGAGRFPFPAVLGHEGAGVVEAVGDGVTDFVPGDAVVLSYFSCRACGTCARRHHAYCEHGYAGNFSGARPDGSFPMRWHGEPIRSSFFHQSSFATHVLAHQHNAVKVDASAPLELLAPLGCGFQTGAGAVLEAFRLEAGQQLAVYGAGAVGLAAIMAARVAGASSIIAVDLSAERLELARELGATDTFLAHEPELTKTVLKRTRGGVDLALECVGSPQVLRQAFDVTRPLGTCALLGLPGRGAEVSLSMSALLSGKKLVGILEGNADPKTFIPRLVSLHAEGRFPIEKLSRPYAFEAINDAVHDMETRTAIKPVLHMHGGRTP is encoded by the coding sequence ATGGGTCCTCCGGTGCGTGCCGCGGTGCTGCAGGTGGTGAATGGTCCCTTCGCCATCGACGAGGTCGAGCTCGAGTCGCCGCGGACGGGCGAGCTGCGGGTGCGGGTGACGGCGAGCGGCATCTGTCACACCGACCTCACCTACCGGGCGGGCGCGGGCCGCTTCCCCTTTCCCGCCGTGCTCGGCCACGAAGGCGCTGGCGTCGTGGAGGCCGTGGGTGACGGCGTGACGGACTTCGTGCCCGGCGACGCGGTGGTGCTCAGCTACTTCTCGTGCCGCGCGTGTGGCACGTGCGCACGCCGCCATCATGCGTATTGCGAGCACGGGTACGCGGGAAACTTCTCCGGTGCCAGGCCTGATGGCTCCTTCCCCATGCGGTGGCACGGTGAGCCGATTCGCTCCAGCTTCTTCCACCAGTCCTCGTTCGCCACGCACGTGCTGGCGCACCAGCACAACGCGGTGAAGGTCGACGCGTCCGCGCCGCTCGAGCTGCTCGCGCCGCTGGGCTGCGGGTTCCAGACCGGCGCGGGCGCGGTGCTCGAGGCGTTCCGGCTCGAAGCCGGGCAGCAGCTCGCGGTGTACGGAGCGGGCGCCGTTGGCCTCGCGGCCATCATGGCGGCGCGAGTCGCCGGCGCGTCGAGCATCATCGCCGTGGACCTCAGCGCGGAGCGGCTCGAGCTGGCGCGCGAATTGGGCGCCACCGACACCTTCCTGGCGCACGAGCCCGAGCTCACGAAGACGGTTCTGAAGCGAACCCGGGGCGGCGTGGACCTGGCCCTGGAGTGCGTGGGCTCACCCCAGGTGCTGCGTCAGGCGTTCGACGTGACGCGGCCCCTGGGCACCTGCGCATTGCTCGGCCTGCCGGGTCGCGGCGCGGAAGTCTCGCTCTCGATGAGCGCGCTCCTCTCCGGGAAGAAGCTGGTGGGCATCCTGGAGGGGAATGCCGACCCGAAGACCTTCATTCCGCGCCTGGTCTCCCTGCACGCGGAAGGACGGTTTCCCATCGAGAAGCTGAGCCGCCCCTATGCCTTCGAGGCCATCAACGACGCGGTTCACGACATGGAGACGCGCACGGCAATCAAGCCGGTGCTGCACATGCACGGAGGAAGGACGCCATGA
- a CDS encoding DUF4334 domain-containing protein: MTFDEAVKAGKLNTEAALALFDSLPTVELALMRGRWKGSELQTGHPMDGMLSATGWYGKQFIDAESVHPLLFFTEDRASVFPVDPRKWPSPGIQSFVGSHRAEVETGQFKARLRMTEYRGKISATMIYDDRPILDVFRKVDADTVLGAMDTRGMAAPYFFVLRRDSGA, translated from the coding sequence ATGACCTTCGACGAAGCAGTGAAAGCAGGGAAACTCAATACCGAAGCGGCGCTCGCGTTGTTCGACAGCCTACCCACGGTGGAGCTCGCCCTCATGCGTGGCAGGTGGAAGGGCAGCGAGCTCCAGACGGGGCACCCGATGGACGGAATGCTCAGCGCGACCGGCTGGTACGGCAAGCAGTTCATCGACGCCGAGAGCGTGCACCCGCTGCTGTTCTTCACGGAGGACCGCGCGTCGGTGTTCCCGGTGGACCCACGCAAGTGGCCGTCGCCGGGGATTCAAAGCTTCGTGGGCTCGCACCGGGCCGAGGTGGAGACCGGGCAGTTCAAGGCGCGGCTGCGCATGACGGAGTACCGCGGGAAGATCAGCGCGACGATGATCTACGATGACCGGCCCATCCTCGACGTGTTCCGGAAGGTCGACGCGGACACGGTGCTCGGCGCGATGGATACGCGAGGAATGGCGGCGCCGTACTTCTTCGTCCTGCGCCGCGATTCCGGCGCATAG
- a CDS encoding aldehyde dehydrogenase family protein: protein MARSLNNLAAVPPSLHTKALVEKQRAYFETRVTLPLHWRREQLQALDRAARKYEAEILAALKADLSKSPEEAYLTEVGNIYGEIKNALKNVKAWMEPRRGSAPLVIQPARAYQYAEPLGVTLIISPWNYPYQLSMAPLIGALAAGCTAVLKPSELSPATSGVLRRMLGEAFPAEVVSVVEGDAEVSQALLAERWDLIFFTGGTQVGRVVAEAAARHLTPTVLELGGKSPCIVDRSADLEVTARRIAWGKYVNAGQTCVAPDYVLIPPEFKGRFIDLVQKAVRSFYGADARTSSDYGRIVSPRHFERISALAADGQIAFGGERDAPSRYFAPTVITDAPLSSPLMQEEIFGPLLPLVDCPSIDDAIRFVRSRPKPLALYSFARDAAVNERVLTETSSGGAVANDVCVHFAVEGLPFGGVGESGLGGYHGQASFDAFSHKKSVVKRPFALDMKLRYPPYGGKLGLLKRFL, encoded by the coding sequence ATGGCTCGGAGTCTCAACAACCTCGCCGCCGTTCCGCCTTCGCTCCACACGAAGGCGCTCGTCGAAAAACAGCGTGCCTACTTCGAGACCCGAGTCACGCTCCCGCTCCACTGGCGGCGGGAGCAGTTGCAGGCGCTCGACCGGGCGGCGCGCAAGTACGAGGCGGAGATCCTCGCCGCCCTCAAGGCGGATCTTTCGAAGAGTCCGGAGGAGGCCTACCTCACCGAGGTCGGGAACATCTACGGAGAGATCAAGAACGCGCTCAAGAACGTGAAGGCGTGGATGGAGCCGCGGCGGGGGTCGGCGCCCCTCGTCATCCAGCCGGCGCGGGCCTACCAATATGCGGAGCCGCTCGGCGTGACGCTCATCATCTCGCCCTGGAACTACCCCTACCAGTTGTCGATGGCGCCGCTCATCGGGGCACTCGCCGCGGGCTGCACGGCCGTGTTGAAGCCCAGCGAGCTGTCACCCGCGACTTCGGGCGTGCTCAGGCGGATGCTGGGCGAGGCCTTCCCGGCGGAAGTCGTCTCGGTCGTCGAGGGGGACGCGGAGGTGAGCCAGGCGCTCCTCGCGGAGCGCTGGGACCTCATCTTCTTCACTGGTGGAACCCAGGTGGGCCGGGTGGTGGCCGAAGCCGCCGCCCGGCACCTCACGCCCACCGTTCTCGAGCTGGGTGGAAAGAGCCCCTGCATTGTCGACAGAAGCGCGGACCTCGAGGTCACCGCGCGACGCATCGCCTGGGGCAAGTACGTCAACGCCGGACAGACATGCGTCGCGCCGGATTACGTGCTCATTCCACCCGAGTTCAAGGGCCGCTTCATCGACCTGGTCCAGAAAGCCGTCAGAAGCTTCTACGGTGCCGATGCGCGCACGAGCAGCGACTATGGCCGCATCGTCAGCCCTCGCCACTTCGAGCGAATCTCCGCGCTCGCGGCCGACGGTCAGATCGCCTTCGGCGGCGAGCGCGACGCGCCCAGCCGCTACTTCGCGCCCACCGTCATCACCGATGCACCGTTGTCAAGCCCGCTGATGCAGGAGGAGATCTTCGGTCCCCTGCTCCCGCTCGTCGACTGTCCGAGCATCGACGACGCCATCCGCTTCGTGCGCTCCCGTCCGAAGCCGCTCGCCCTCTACAGCTTCGCGCGCGACGCGGCGGTGAACGAGCGCGTCCTCACGGAGACCTCGAGCGGCGGAGCGGTCGCCAACGACGTGTGCGTTCACTTCGCCGTCGAGGGGCTTCCTTTCGGAGGAGTGGGCGAGTCGGGGCTCGGCGGCTATCACGGCCAGGCCAGCTTCGATGCCTTCAGTCACAAGAAGAGCGTGGTGAAGCGGCCCTTCGCGCTCGACATGAAGCTGCGCTACCCGCCCTATGGCGGAAAGCTCGGCCTCCTCAAGCGCTTCTTGTGA